A part of Marinobacter psychrophilus genomic DNA contains:
- a CDS encoding bifunctional prephenate dehydrogenase/3-phosphoshikimate 1-carboxyvinyltransferase produces MPVAQPLFQRVAIIGLGLIGGSLAAALRENKLAEEVVGFDTRADELALGVELGVIDSAAESAAQAVSGADLVVLAVPVKATQSVLREIQPALNGDAIITDVGSTKSGFVNDVRAVLGHLPATVIPGHPIAGSEKSGIRAANSQLFAKHKVILTPADDACPQALGKVTAMWRACDANVLTMAAEHHDEVLAATSHLPHLIAFSLVDTLAGDDQNMDIFRYAAGGFRDFTRIAASDPVMWRDIFLSNRDAVLHTIDRFTQDLDQLRSAIAGQDGDTLLRVFTRARAAREHFSKMLSGQAYVTNNTEHQVTFRAQPAGPIVGDIRVPGDKSMSHRSIMLGALAEGITEVSGFLEGEDSLATVQAFRDMGVTIEGPNNGFVRIHGVGMNGLQAPRGPIYLGNSGTGMRLFSGLLAAQTFDSELVGDASLTKRPMSRVADPLRAMGAVIDTAEGGRPPLKIRGSQPLTGIHYDMPVASAQVKSCLLLAGLYAEGITSVTEPAPTRDHTERMLEGFGYHVYRNDATSSVSGGGKLLACNIDVPADISSAAFFLVAGSIAPGSDLTLRHVGMNPTRVGVINILRLMGASIDVSNERAIGGEPVADIRVRYAPLKGIDIPERDVPLAIDEFPVLFIAATFAEGRTTLRGAEELRVKESDRIQAMADGLAAVGVKTTVIPDGIIIDGGQAMTGGIVNSHGDHRIAMSFAVASLRAQGEIVINDCANVATSFPGFVELAQQVGMNIQSQGDV; encoded by the coding sequence ATGCCCGTAGCTCAGCCTCTGTTTCAGCGCGTTGCGATAATTGGTCTGGGGCTGATCGGTGGTTCGTTGGCTGCGGCTCTGCGCGAAAACAAGCTGGCGGAAGAAGTGGTGGGTTTTGACACCCGCGCCGACGAGCTGGCCCTGGGCGTTGAGTTGGGCGTGATCGACAGCGCTGCAGAGTCTGCTGCGCAGGCGGTCAGCGGAGCTGATCTGGTGGTGTTGGCAGTGCCAGTAAAAGCCACCCAGTCGGTGTTGCGGGAAATACAACCGGCGCTGAACGGCGATGCCATTATTACTGATGTGGGTAGTACGAAAAGTGGATTTGTAAACGATGTGCGCGCGGTTTTGGGGCATTTACCAGCAACGGTGATACCTGGCCACCCCATTGCCGGCTCGGAGAAAAGCGGCATTCGGGCGGCGAATTCGCAACTGTTCGCCAAACACAAAGTCATTTTGACGCCTGCGGATGATGCTTGCCCGCAGGCCTTGGGCAAAGTAACCGCTATGTGGCGTGCCTGCGATGCTAACGTGCTGACTATGGCTGCAGAGCATCATGACGAGGTGCTGGCCGCCACTAGCCATTTGCCTCATCTTATTGCGTTTTCCCTGGTAGATACTCTCGCCGGCGACGACCAGAATATGGATATATTCCGTTACGCGGCCGGCGGATTCCGTGATTTTACTCGCATTGCTGCCAGCGATCCGGTTATGTGGCGTGATATCTTTCTGTCAAACCGCGACGCTGTGCTGCATACGATTGACCGGTTTACCCAAGATCTCGACCAACTGCGTTCGGCCATTGCCGGCCAGGATGGGGACACTTTGTTACGGGTTTTTACTCGTGCCAGAGCTGCTCGCGAACACTTTTCAAAAATGCTCTCAGGACAGGCCTACGTGACTAACAATACAGAACATCAGGTGACCTTCCGGGCCCAGCCCGCTGGCCCAATTGTGGGAGATATTCGGGTGCCGGGCGACAAATCCATGTCGCACCGCTCTATTATGTTGGGCGCTTTGGCCGAGGGCATTACCGAAGTGAGCGGCTTTCTGGAAGGCGAAGACAGCCTGGCCACGGTGCAGGCTTTTCGCGATATGGGTGTGACCATTGAAGGCCCTAACAATGGCTTCGTGCGCATTCACGGTGTTGGCATGAACGGTTTGCAGGCGCCGCGCGGGCCCATTTATTTGGGCAACTCCGGCACAGGAATGCGGCTGTTTTCTGGTTTGCTGGCGGCTCAGACGTTTGACTCTGAACTGGTGGGTGACGCCAGCCTTACCAAGCGGCCGATGAGCCGGGTGGCCGATCCGCTGCGCGCCATGGGTGCGGTGATTGACACGGCCGAAGGTGGACGGCCACCGCTGAAAATTCGCGGCAGCCAGCCACTGACCGGAATTCACTACGACATGCCGGTGGCGAGTGCTCAGGTAAAATCTTGCCTGTTACTGGCCGGATTATATGCCGAAGGCATTACCTCAGTTACTGAGCCTGCGCCCACGCGTGACCATACCGAGCGCATGCTGGAAGGTTTTGGTTACCATGTGTATCGCAATGACGCGACCTCCAGCGTCAGCGGCGGCGGCAAGCTGCTCGCTTGCAACATTGACGTGCCGGCCGACATTTCGTCCGCGGCGTTTTTTTTGGTAGCCGGCAGCATTGCGCCAGGCTCTGACCTGACATTGCGCCACGTCGGTATGAATCCCACGCGTGTCGGTGTAATTAATATACTGCGGCTAATGGGAGCAAGCATTGACGTTAGTAACGAGCGCGCGATTGGCGGCGAGCCGGTAGCGGATATTCGCGTGCGTTACGCCCCACTTAAAGGCATCGACATTCCTGAAAGGGACGTGCCGCTGGCCATCGACGAGTTTCCGGTCTTGTTTATCGCTGCTACTTTCGCCGAAGGCCGAACCACACTGCGTGGCGCGGAAGAACTGCGGGTTAAAGAAAGTGACCGTATTCAGGCAATGGCCGACGGTTTGGCGGCCGTAGGCGTTAAAACCACGGTCATTCCCGACGGCATCATCATCGACGGAGGCCAGGCCATGACCGGCGGGATTGTTAACAGCCACGGCGACCATCGCATTGCCATGTCGTTTGCTGTGGCCTCACTGCGAGCACAAGGCGAGATTGTCATCAACGACTGTGCCAACGTTGCAACGTCGTTCCCCGGCTTTGTTGAACTGGCGCAGCAGGTGGGTATGAATATCCAAAGCCAGGGAGACGTCTGA